One window of Streptococcus troglodytae genomic DNA carries:
- a CDS encoding RluA family pseudouridine synthase, which yields MEIEIKEAGVRLDKALADLTDLSRSQASEQIKAGLVLVNGKKQKAKYAVKEGDIIHYERSQEEVLDCEAQNIPLEIVYEDEDVAVVNKPQGMVVHPSVGHPSGTLVNALLFHIKDLSSINGVIRPGIVHRIDKDTSGLLMIAKNDQAHQALAKELKEKKSLRQYIALVHGNLPNDRGVIEAPIGRSEKDRKKQTVTAKGKPAVTHFKVLERFGQYSLVELTLETGRTHQIRVHMAYIGHPVAGDPLYAPKKTLKGQGQFLHAKTLGFTHPKTGELMQFTTEIPAIFQETLDHLHHL from the coding sequence ATGGAAATTGAAATAAAAGAAGCAGGAGTGCGTTTAGATAAGGCCTTGGCTGATTTGACAGATTTGTCCCGTTCTCAGGCGAGTGAGCAAATTAAAGCTGGTCTTGTTTTAGTGAATGGCAAAAAGCAAAAAGCAAAATATGCTGTTAAAGAGGGAGATATCATTCATTATGAACGTTCTCAAGAAGAAGTCTTAGACTGTGAGGCTCAGAATATTCCCCTTGAAATTGTCTATGAAGATGAGGATGTTGCTGTTGTAAATAAACCACAAGGAATGGTTGTTCATCCCTCGGTAGGACATCCTTCAGGAACTTTGGTCAATGCTCTGCTTTTTCATATAAAAGATCTCTCATCCATAAATGGTGTCATCAGACCAGGTATTGTCCATCGGATTGATAAAGATACTTCAGGCCTACTGATGATTGCTAAAAATGATCAAGCACATCAGGCTTTGGCGAAGGAACTGAAAGAAAAAAAGTCACTGCGTCAGTATATAGCCCTTGTACATGGCAACTTGCCAAATGACCGTGGTGTTATTGAGGCACCGATTGGCCGTAGTGAGAAGGACCGTAAGAAACAGACAGTGACTGCCAAAGGAAAACCTGCGGTGACACATTTTAAAGTTTTAGAACGTTTTGGCCAGTATAGTTTGGTGGAGCTCACGTTAGAAACAGGCAGGACGCATCAAATTCGGGTTCATATGGCCTATATTGGTCACCCAGTTGCTGGAGATCCTCTCTATGCTCCCAAGAAAACATTGAAGGGCCAAGGCCAGTTTTTACATGCTAAAACCTTAGGATTTACGCATCCTAAAACCGGTGAATTGATGCAATTTACTACTGAAATACCAGCTATTTTTCAGGAGACATTAGACCATTTGCATCATTTATAA
- the pyrR gene encoding bifunctional pyr operon transcriptional regulator/uracil phosphoribosyltransferase PyrR, with protein MKTKEIVDGVTMKRAITRMTYEIIERNKNLDNIVLAGIKTRGVFIARRIQERFKQIEGLDIPLGELDTKSFRDDVKVEENTTEMPVDITNRDVILVDDVLYTGRTIRAAIDNVVSLGRPARVSLAVLVDRGHRELPIRADYVGKNIPTSSSEEIVVNMVEIDDKDNVLLLAKEDSL; from the coding sequence ATGAAAACGAAAGAAATTGTTGACGGTGTCACCATGAAGCGTGCCATCACACGTATGACTTATGAGATTATTGAGAGAAATAAGAATCTTGATAATATTGTTCTGGCTGGTATTAAGACACGTGGTGTCTTCATTGCTCGTCGTATTCAGGAACGTTTCAAGCAAATTGAAGGTTTAGATATTCCACTTGGAGAACTTGATACCAAATCTTTCCGAGATGATGTCAAGGTCGAAGAAAATACAACTGAGATGCCTGTAGATATTACCAACCGTGATGTGATTTTGGTAGATGATGTTCTTTATACTGGTCGTACCATTCGTGCTGCTATTGATAATGTTGTCAGCCTTGGTCGTCCAGCTCGTGTCAGTTTAGCAGTTTTGGTTGATAGAGGTCACCGTGAATTGCCTATTCGTGCGGATTATGTTGGCAAAAATATTCCAACCAGCAGTTCAGAAGAAATTGTTGTTAATATGGTAGAAATTGATGATAAGGACAATGTTTTATTACTTGCTAAAGAGGATAGTCTATGA
- the carB gene encoding carbamoyl-phosphate synthase large subunit: MPKRTDIKKIMVIGSGPIIIGQAAEFDYAGTQACLALKEEGYSVVLVNSNPATIMTDKEIADKVYIEPITIEFVTRILRKERPDAILPTLGGQTGLNMAMELSRAGVLNELGIELLGTKLSAIDQAEDRDLFKQLMEDLEQPIPESDIVNSVDEAVAFAAKIGYPVIVRPAFTLGGTGGGMCADEKELREIAENGLKLSPVTQCLIERSIAGFKEIEYEVMRDSADNALVVCNMENFDPVGIHTGDSIVFAPTQTLSDIENQMLRDASLKIIRALKIEGGCNVQLALDPHSFKYYVIEVNPRVSRSSALASKATGYPIAKLAAKIAVGLTLDEMINPVTGTTYAMFEPALDYVVAKIPRFPFDKFEHGERRLGTQMKATGEVMAIGHNIEESLLKACRSLEIGVYHNEMLELANVSDDALVAKIVKAQDDRLFYLSEAIRRGYSIEELSDLTKIDLFFLDKLLHIFEIETELAAKVGDTAILKEAKRNGFADQKIADIWQMTVNDVRKLRLDNKIIPVYKMVDTCAAEFESATPYFYSTYEWENESIKSGKESVIVLGSGPIRIGQGVEFDYATVHSVKAIQNAGYEAIIMNSNPETVSTDFSVSDKLYFEPLTFEDVMNVIELEQPKGVIVQFGGQTAINLAEPLSHAGVTILGTQVADLDRAEDRDLFEQALKDLNIPQPPGQTATNEEEAVASARKIGFPVLVRPSYVLGGRAMEIVENENDLRSYMRTAVKASPDHPVLVDSYLVGSECEVDAISDGKDVLIPGIMEHIERAGVHSGDSMAVYPPQTLSKEVQATIADYTKRLAIGLNCIGMMNIQFVIKDETVYVIEVNPRASRTVPFLSKVTDIPMAQIATKLILGSSLTELGYKDGLYPESQNVHVKAPVFSFTKLAKVDSLLGPEMKSTGEVMGTDSTLEKALYKAFEASYFHLPAFGNVIFTIADETKEEALALARRFSNIGYSILATEGTAKFFAENNLEAVLVNKLGEDDDNDIPAYVRSGKVQAIINTVGNKRTFDEDGAAIRSSAIEHGVPLFTALDTADAMVKVLESRGFITQAI; the protein is encoded by the coding sequence ATGCCTAAACGTACTGATATTAAAAAAATTATGGTAATTGGTTCTGGTCCCATTATCATTGGACAGGCTGCTGAATTTGATTATGCAGGAACCCAAGCCTGTCTTGCTTTAAAAGAAGAAGGCTATAGTGTCGTTCTGGTCAATTCAAACCCAGCGACAATCATGACAGATAAAGAAATTGCAGATAAGGTCTATATTGAACCTATCACCATCGAATTTGTAACTCGAATTTTAAGAAAAGAACGTCCCGATGCAATACTGCCAACTCTTGGTGGACAGACAGGTCTTAATATGGCCATGGAATTATCAAGAGCTGGAGTTCTTAATGAGTTGGGGATTGAACTTTTAGGAACCAAGCTGTCTGCTATTGATCAGGCCGAAGATCGCGATCTTTTCAAGCAATTGATGGAAGATTTAGAACAGCCCATTCCAGAATCTGATATTGTTAATAGCGTTGACGAAGCTGTCGCATTTGCTGCTAAGATTGGCTATCCAGTCATTGTTCGTCCAGCATTTACGCTTGGCGGCACAGGCGGCGGTATGTGTGCAGATGAGAAAGAACTTCGTGAAATTGCCGAAAATGGTCTCAAATTGTCACCTGTAACGCAATGTCTAATTGAGCGTTCTATTGCTGGCTTTAAGGAAATCGAATATGAAGTGATGAGAGACAGTGCAGATAATGCTCTGGTTGTCTGTAACATGGAAAATTTTGATCCAGTTGGTATTCATACAGGGGATTCTATCGTTTTTGCACCAACGCAGACACTTTCAGATATCGAAAATCAAATGCTGCGTGATGCTAGCTTAAAAATTATTCGTGCCCTTAAGATTGAAGGTGGTTGTAATGTGCAGCTGGCTCTGGATCCGCATAGCTTTAAATACTATGTCATTGAGGTTAATCCACGTGTCTCACGTTCATCAGCTCTAGCTTCTAAGGCGACAGGGTACCCTATTGCTAAATTAGCCGCCAAAATTGCTGTTGGTTTAACTCTGGATGAGATGATTAATCCAGTTACAGGGACAACTTATGCCATGTTTGAACCAGCTTTGGACTATGTCGTGGCTAAGATTCCACGTTTTCCATTTGATAAATTTGAACATGGGGAGCGTCGTCTTGGAACACAGATGAAAGCAACTGGTGAAGTCATGGCTATTGGGCATAATATTGAAGAAAGTCTTCTCAAAGCTTGCCGTTCCCTTGAAATCGGTGTTTACCATAATGAGATGCTAGAGCTTGCCAATGTTAGTGACGACGCTTTGGTGGCCAAAATTGTTAAGGCTCAAGATGACCGCCTTTTCTATCTTTCTGAAGCCATTCGTCGCGGATATTCCATTGAGGAATTGTCAGATTTAACAAAAATTGATCTTTTCTTTCTTGATAAGCTCTTGCATATCTTTGAAATTGAGACAGAACTAGCAGCCAAGGTTGGTGATACTGCTATTCTCAAGGAAGCTAAACGCAATGGTTTTGCTGATCAAAAAATTGCTGATATCTGGCAAATGACGGTAAATGATGTTCGCAAGCTTCGTCTGGATAACAAGATAATTCCGGTTTATAAGATGGTTGATACTTGTGCGGCTGAATTTGAATCTGCAACACCTTATTTCTACTCGACTTACGAATGGGAAAATGAGTCCATCAAATCAGGAAAAGAATCCGTTATTGTTTTGGGTTCAGGTCCGATTCGTATCGGACAGGGAGTTGAGTTTGACTATGCGACAGTTCATTCTGTCAAAGCCATTCAAAACGCAGGTTATGAAGCTATTATCATGAATTCCAATCCTGAGACCGTTTCAACAGATTTTTCAGTTTCTGATAAACTTTATTTTGAACCGCTAACTTTTGAAGATGTTATGAATGTAATTGAGTTAGAGCAACCTAAAGGTGTCATTGTTCAGTTTGGCGGACAAACAGCTATCAACTTGGCAGAACCATTGTCGCATGCTGGTGTGACAATTCTGGGTACGCAAGTAGCTGATCTTGACCGTGCAGAAGACCGTGATCTTTTCGAGCAGGCTTTAAAAGATTTAAATATTCCTCAGCCGCCGGGACAAACAGCAACAAATGAAGAAGAAGCGGTCGCATCGGCTCGTAAAATTGGTTTTCCAGTGCTTGTTCGCCCGTCTTATGTTCTTGGAGGACGTGCTATGGAAATTGTTGAAAATGAAAACGATTTACGCTCTTACATGCGAACAGCTGTAAAGGCCAGTCCAGATCATCCTGTCTTGGTTGATTCTTATTTAGTCGGCAGTGAATGTGAGGTAGATGCCATTTCGGACGGTAAGGACGTTCTTATTCCCGGCATTATGGAACATATTGAGCGTGCGGGTGTCCACTCAGGAGATTCTATGGCTGTCTATCCACCGCAAACTCTTTCAAAAGAAGTTCAAGCAACCATTGCAGATTATACAAAACGCTTGGCTATTGGACTTAATTGTATCGGGATGATGAATATTCAGTTTGTCATCAAAGATGAAACCGTTTATGTTATTGAAGTTAATCCGCGTGCCAGTCGTACAGTACCGTTTTTATCTAAAGTGACAGATATACCAATGGCACAAATTGCTACTAAATTGATTTTAGGAAGCAGTCTGACTGAACTTGGCTATAAGGATGGCCTTTATCCAGAAAGTCAAAATGTCCATGTTAAGGCTCCTGTCTTTTCCTTCACCAAGTTAGCTAAGGTTGACAGTCTTTTAGGACCTGAGATGAAATCTACAGGCGAAGTCATGGGAACTGATTCAACTCTTGAAAAAGCGCTTTATAAAGCTTTTGAAGCATCTTATTTCCACCTTCCTGCTTTTGGTAATGTCATTTTTACCATTGCTGATGAGACTAAAGAAGAAGCATTAGCGTTAGCACGTCGCTTCTCAAATATTGGTTACAGTATTTTAGCCACGGAAGGTACCGCTAAATTCTTTGCAGAAAACAATTTAGAAGCAGTCCTTGTTAATAAATTGGGTGAAGATGATGACAATGACATTCCTGCCTATGTTCGATCTGGTAAAGTGCAGGCTATTATTAATACAGTTGGCAACAAACGTACCTTTGATGAAGATGGTGCGGCTATTCGCAGCTCTGCTATTGAACATGGTGTACCGCTTTTTACTGCGCTTGACACAGCAGATGCCATGGTAAAGGTTCTTGAAAGCCGAGGTTTCATTACACAGGCGATATAA
- a CDS encoding TVP38/TMEM64 family protein, protein MFLRIITWLVILATILLTVYLYQKGYLTDVKKLRAVMHRYGNWSPLIFVLLQIIQVAIPILPGGVSTLAGVVIFGPFLGFIWNYIGICIGSVLGFHIARRFGRPALETFFSPKALASYEHWTNSDSKFAKYFAWAIFLPIAPDDLLCYLAGTTSMTYRQFTLIILLGKPASILAYSLGLTTVLSKLFGIG, encoded by the coding sequence ATGTTTTTGCGCATTATTACTTGGCTGGTAATCTTAGCGACTATTCTTTTAACTGTCTACCTTTATCAAAAAGGTTACTTGACAGATGTCAAAAAATTGCGGGCTGTTATGCATCGTTATGGTAATTGGAGTCCTCTGATTTTTGTGTTATTGCAGATTATTCAAGTAGCTATTCCAATTTTACCGGGCGGTGTTTCAACTTTGGCAGGTGTTGTTATTTTTGGACCTTTTTTGGGCTTTATCTGGAATTATATTGGTATTTGTATCGGTTCTGTTTTGGGATTTCATATTGCCAGACGGTTTGGCCGTCCAGCTTTGGAGACATTTTTTAGCCCCAAGGCACTGGCTAGTTATGAACATTGGACAAATTCTGACAGTAAATTTGCTAAATATTTTGCTTGGGCTATCTTTTTGCCAATTGCCCCGGATGACTTGCTTTGTTATTTAGCAGGAACAACCAGTATGACCTATAGACAATTTACTTTAATTATTTTGCTTGGCAAACCAGCTTCAATTCTTGCCTATAGTTTGGGCTTGACGACTGTCCTGTCTAAATTATTTGGTATTGGATAA
- a CDS encoding NAD(+) diphosphatase, producing the protein MEFCQHCGTQLVEKMLEHEGQVPYCKNCQSFRFPQHDLAVSMIVYDEQMQKILLIQQYHMRQYILVAGYVNKGEKLEEAVKREVLEETGLTVEIIAFNASSFYEKNQVLMVNFVCRAKKASDLKLNHEVEAANWFHPDQAKEAILSPSLAKNFLLNWLDKKVH; encoded by the coding sequence ATGGAATTTTGTCAGCATTGTGGGACACAATTAGTAGAAAAAATGTTAGAACACGAAGGGCAAGTACCTTACTGTAAAAATTGTCAGTCTTTTCGTTTTCCTCAGCATGATCTTGCAGTATCAATGATTGTCTATGATGAGCAAATGCAAAAGATTCTTCTGATTCAGCAGTACCATATGAGACAGTATATCTTAGTAGCAGGTTATGTTAATAAAGGCGAAAAATTAGAAGAGGCTGTCAAACGCGAGGTGTTAGAAGAGACTGGTTTGACAGTTGAGATAATAGCTTTTAATGCCAGCTCTTTTTATGAAAAAAATCAAGTTTTAATGGTGAACTTTGTCTGCCGTGCCAAGAAAGCCAGCGATTTAAAACTGAACCATGAAGTGGAAGCAGCTAACTGGTTTCATCCTGACCAAGCCAAGGAAGCTATTCTATCTCCTAGTCTAGCAAAGAATTTTCTTCTAAATTGGTTGGATAAAAAAGTTCATTAA
- a CDS encoding carbamoyl phosphate synthase small subunit, producing the protein MGKRLLILEDGTIFEGQAFGADLDVTGEIVFNTGMTGYQESITDQSYNGQILTFTYPLVGNYGINRDDYESIKPTCKGVVVSENARRANNWRKQMTLDEFLKSKNIPGISGIDTRALTKIIRHHGTMKATLANEGDSIEHLQDQLRATVLPTNNIEQVSTKTAYPAPGIGKNIVLVDFGLKHSILREFSKRNCNVTVVPYNTTAQEILNLNPDGIMLSNGPGNPKDVPEALEMIRGVQGKIPIFGICMGHQLFSLANGARTYKMKFGHRGFNHAVREIATGRIDFTSQNHGYAVSRDDLPEELIITHEEINDKSIEGVRHRHYPAFSVQYHPDAAPGPHDASYLFDEFLELIDAFQLEKLASNI; encoded by the coding sequence ATGGGAAAAAGACTTTTAATATTAGAAGATGGAACAATTTTTGAGGGACAGGCTTTTGGAGCAGACCTTGATGTAACCGGTGAGATTGTCTTTAATACTGGTATGACAGGTTATCAGGAATCTATCACTGATCAGTCTTACAATGGTCAGATTTTGACATTTACCTATCCACTCGTTGGCAACTATGGAATTAATCGTGATGATTATGAAAGTATTAAACCCACTTGTAAAGGTGTGGTCGTATCAGAAAATGCACGTCGGGCGAATAACTGGCGCAAGCAGATGACCTTGGATGAATTTTTGAAATCAAAAAATATTCCAGGTATTTCTGGGATTGATACACGAGCACTGACCAAAATTATTCGTCATCATGGAACAATGAAGGCGACTCTGGCCAATGAGGGTGATTCTATTGAGCATCTACAAGATCAATTACGTGCGACTGTTCTTCCAACAAATAATATTGAACAGGTATCAACTAAAACCGCTTATCCAGCTCCAGGTATTGGGAAAAATATTGTTTTGGTTGATTTCGGACTGAAACATTCTATCTTACGTGAATTTTCAAAACGTAATTGTAATGTGACGGTTGTTCCTTACAATACAACAGCTCAAGAGATTTTAAATTTAAATCCAGATGGTATCATGCTGTCAAATGGACCGGGAAATCCAAAAGATGTTCCGGAAGCTTTAGAGATGATTCGCGGTGTACAAGGTAAAATTCCAATTTTTGGTATTTGTATGGGGCATCAACTTTTTAGTTTGGCAAATGGTGCCCGTACTTACAAGATGAAATTTGGTCATCGTGGTTTTAATCATGCGGTGCGTGAAATTGCAACAGGACGTATTGATTTTACCAGTCAAAATCATGGTTATGCTGTTTCGCGTGATGATTTGCCAGAGGAGCTTATTATTACGCACGAAGAAATCAATGATAAATCAATTGAAGGCGTACGTCATCGACACTATCCGGCTTTTTCTGTTCAGTATCATCCAGATGCTGCACCGGGACCACATGACGCTTCTTATCTCTTTGATGAATTTTTAGAATTAATTGATGCTTTTCAATTGGAAAAGCTAGCAAGTAATATTTAA
- a CDS encoding aspartate carbamoyltransferase catalytic subunit has protein sequence MVVTDGVVSLKHLVSMEILSNEEVLGLIKRGLAFKEKKVTFSLDRQYFAANLFFESSTRTHKSFEVAEKKLGLDVIEFDAKTSSVNKGETLYDTILTMSALGVDICVVRHSQDDYYKELIDSRTIQTSIVNGGDGSGQHPSQCLLDLMTIYDEFASFENLQIAIAGDITHSRVAKSNMQILKRLGAQIYFAGPKEWYASEFDVYGKYVAIDDIIDQIDVMMLLRVQHERHDGKESFSKEAYHQHYGLTEERYKQLKSSAIIMHPAPVNRDVEIADSLVEAPKSRIVAQMQNGVFVRMAILEAILRGKT, from the coding sequence ATGGTAGTTACAGATGGTGTCGTATCACTAAAGCATTTGGTTAGTATGGAAATCTTGTCCAATGAAGAAGTGCTTGGTTTAATTAAAAGAGGGCTAGCCTTCAAAGAAAAGAAAGTGACTTTTTCATTGGATAGGCAATATTTTGCAGCAAACTTATTCTTTGAATCATCAACACGGACACATAAATCTTTTGAGGTTGCAGAGAAAAAATTAGGACTGGATGTCATTGAATTTGATGCCAAAACCAGTTCAGTCAATAAAGGAGAAACACTTTATGATACGATTCTAACGATGAGTGCCTTAGGGGTTGATATTTGTGTTGTGCGACATTCACAGGATGATTATTATAAAGAATTAATTGATAGTCGTACCATTCAAACATCAATTGTTAATGGTGGTGATGGTTCTGGTCAGCATCCTAGTCAGTGTTTGCTGGATTTAATGACTATTTACGATGAATTTGCTTCCTTTGAGAATCTTCAGATTGCTATTGCGGGAGATATTACCCATTCTCGGGTAGCCAAATCCAATATGCAGATTCTGAAGCGCTTGGGAGCCCAAATTTATTTTGCAGGTCCCAAAGAATGGTATGCTTCAGAATTTGATGTTTATGGTAAATATGTTGCTATTGATGATATTATTGATCAGATAGATGTTATGATGCTTTTACGGGTGCAACATGAACGACACGATGGGAAAGAAAGTTTTTCTAAGGAAGCTTATCATCAGCATTATGGTTTAACTGAAGAACGCTACAAGCAATTAAAAAGCTCTGCTATTATCATGCATCCAGCTCCTGTCAATCGTGATGTGGAGATTGCTGATAGTTTGGTTGAAGCTCCTAAATCACGGATTGTTGCTCAAATGCAAAACGGTGTTTTTGTTAGAATGGCCATTCTTGAGGCAATCTTAAGAGGCAAAACCTAA
- a CDS encoding uracil-xanthine permease family protein: MSQELKLDVQERPRFGMLLGLSFQHLFAMFGSTVLVPILVGIDPAVALLSCGLGTLVHLSVTKYKIPAYMGSSFAYIGAMQTLMKTDGIAAVAQGAITGGLVYFIVALVIKWIGNSWINRILPPVVVGPIVMVIGLSLASSAVSDVMTKDGHYHLTYVFIGLITLFAVVLFNVYGKGMFGLMPILFGLIFGYLFALLIGLLTGQEIVHFTGVFKASWIQIPTIHLPILNDGFKLYPSAILTMAPIAFVTMTEHFGHIMVLNSLTGRDFFKEPGLDKTLTGDGLAQVVAGILGAPPVTSYGENIGVMALNKIFSVYVIAGAALLAVLMSFIGKISALLQSIPTPVIGGISIALFGVIASSGLKILIEDKTDFDNKKNLLIASIILVSGIGGLTLQIQGLQITGVAFSTLLGIILYQILPEKD, from the coding sequence ATGAGTCAAGAATTGAAGCTTGATGTTCAAGAACGGCCTCGTTTTGGTATGTTGTTGGGCTTATCTTTTCAACACCTTTTTGCCATGTTTGGTTCGACTGTTTTAGTTCCAATCTTAGTTGGCATTGACCCAGCTGTTGCTCTCTTGTCATGTGGTCTAGGAACACTTGTTCATTTGAGTGTAACCAAGTATAAAATTCCTGCTTATATGGGATCTAGTTTTGCCTATATTGGTGCTATGCAAACGTTAATGAAGACAGATGGTATTGCAGCAGTAGCTCAAGGAGCCATTACTGGTGGTTTGGTTTACTTCATTGTTGCTTTGGTGATTAAATGGATTGGCAATTCTTGGATTAATAGAATATTGCCGCCAGTGGTAGTCGGCCCCATTGTTATGGTGATTGGTCTTAGTCTGGCAAGCAGTGCCGTTAGTGATGTCATGACCAAAGATGGTCATTATCATCTGACTTATGTGTTTATCGGTTTGATAACGCTGTTTGCTGTCGTCTTATTTAATGTTTATGGCAAGGGGATGTTTGGTTTAATGCCGATTCTCTTTGGTCTGATTTTTGGTTATTTATTTGCCCTTCTTATTGGGCTTTTAACAGGTCAAGAAATTGTTCATTTTACAGGTGTCTTTAAAGCTTCTTGGATACAAATTCCTACTATTCATCTTCCTATTTTGAATGATGGTTTTAAGCTTTATCCATCAGCTATTTTAACCATGGCACCGATTGCTTTTGTAACTATGACAGAACACTTTGGTCATATCATGGTACTCAATAGTTTAACCGGGCGTGACTTTTTCAAGGAACCAGGACTTGATAAAACTTTGACTGGTGATGGGTTAGCTCAGGTTGTAGCTGGTATTTTGGGAGCACCTCCTGTAACGTCTTATGGTGAAAATATTGGTGTCATGGCCCTTAATAAAATTTTCTCTGTTTATGTTATTGCTGGTGCAGCTCTGCTTGCTGTCTTGATGAGTTTTATTGGTAAAATATCGGCTTTGTTACAGTCCATTCCGACTCCAGTTATTGGCGGTATATCAATTGCTCTCTTTGGTGTGATTGCTTCTAGCGGTCTGAAAATTCTCATTGAGGACAAGACAGACTTTGATAATAAGAAAAATCTGCTGATTGCTAGTATCATCTTAGTTTCTGGTATTGGTGGTTTGACATTACAGATTCAGGGTTTACAGATTACAGGTGTCGCTTTTTCAACCTTACTTGGTATAATTCTTTATCAAATTCTCCCAGAAAAGGACTGA
- a CDS encoding LysR family transcriptional regulator, giving the protein MNIQQLRYVVAIANSGTFREAAAKLFVSQPSLSVAVKDLEQELGFQIFTRTTTGAVLTSQGLVFYEKSLEVVKSFDSFEKRYAQSDSEKNQFSVASQHYDFLPPLLTAFSKQYPKYKDFRIFETTTAQILDEVAQGHSEIGIIYMNQQNRKGILQKMDKLGLEFVEMISFQTHIYLRQDHPLAEKERLTMDDLTGLETVRFTQEKDEYLYYSENLVDTSESSLIYNVTDRATLNGILERTDAYATGSGFLDSCSVNGITVIPLDDKLDNRMVYVRRNSTNLSTCALKFINVMFNYFETYKP; this is encoded by the coding sequence ATGAATATTCAACAATTACGTTATGTGGTGGCTATTGCCAACAGCGGTACCTTTCGCGAAGCCGCTGCTAAGCTTTTTGTCAGTCAGCCCAGTTTGTCAGTCGCTGTCAAGGATCTGGAGCAAGAACTCGGTTTTCAAATTTTTACTCGAACAACAACAGGTGCAGTTTTAACTAGTCAAGGATTGGTTTTTTACGAAAAATCATTAGAAGTGGTTAAAAGTTTTGATTCTTTTGAGAAGCGTTATGCCCAGTCTGATAGTGAAAAAAATCAATTTTCCGTTGCCAGTCAGCACTATGATTTCTTACCGCCTTTGCTGACTGCCTTTTCCAAACAGTATCCCAAATATAAAGATTTTCGGATTTTTGAAACGACAACTGCTCAGATTTTGGATGAAGTTGCCCAAGGACACAGTGAAATCGGCATTATCTATATGAATCAGCAAAACCGTAAGGGTATTTTGCAAAAAATGGATAAGTTGGGGCTTGAATTTGTAGAGATGATTTCTTTTCAAACACATATTTATCTGCGTCAGGATCATCCTCTGGCAGAAAAAGAACGATTGACTATGGATGATTTAACTGGACTGGAAACGGTACGCTTTACTCAAGAAAAAGATGAGTACCTTTATTATTCAGAGAATTTGGTAGATACCAGCGAAAGTTCCCTCATTTACAATGTGACTGACCGAGCAACTCTAAATGGCATTTTAGAGCGCACAGATGCCTATGCGACTGGGTCTGGTTTTTTGGATAGTTGCAGTGTTAATGGTATTACGGTCATTCCTTTGGATGATAAATTGGACAATCGCATGGTTTATGTCAGACGCAATAGTACAAACTTATCAACATGTGCTCTCAAATTTATCAATGTCATGTTCAATTATTTTGAAACTTATAAACCTTAG
- the lspA gene encoding signal peptidase II codes for MRKIVLAVTALFLVALDQLSKFLVVKYIHLGAIVDFIPNLVSLTYLRNTGAAFSILENQQWLFTVTTLLVLGAALYYLIKRIQSDNFWLLVSLLLIISGGLGNFIDRLRLGYVVDMIHLDFVDFAIFNVADSYLSIGVALLIIALWKEEKNGN; via the coding sequence ATGCGAAAAATAGTATTAGCTGTAACAGCACTGTTTTTGGTTGCCTTAGATCAACTAAGTAAGTTTCTTGTTGTCAAATATATTCACTTAGGAGCAATCGTTGACTTTATTCCTAATCTTGTCAGCCTAACTTATTTGCGAAATACAGGAGCAGCTTTCTCTATTTTAGAGAATCAGCAGTGGCTGTTTACGGTGACAACTCTTCTTGTTTTAGGGGCAGCTCTGTATTATTTAATTAAACGGATTCAGTCCGATAATTTTTGGTTATTGGTAAGTTTACTGTTAATTATTTCTGGTGGTTTAGGAAATTTCATTGACCGTCTGCGTTTAGGCTATGTGGTTGATATGATTCATCTTGACTTTGTTGATTTTGCCATCTTTAATGTAGCAGATTCTTATTTAAGTATTGGTGTGGCACTCTTAATCATTGCCTTATGGAAAGAAGAAAAAAATGGAAATTGA